The Helicobacter cetorum MIT 00-7128 region CAATTTGGGTGATATTCTCTTCTAAAGTAGGGCTTAAAACAAAATCATTGTCTTTTCTGTCTTTAAAAATTAGTAGTTCTTTACCATATTTATCCAAACGCCCTGATTTTTCCCATAAACTCGCCGGAACCACAAAACTCATCAATAATTCTTGCGCCCCATGCTCTTGCATGCGCTTATGCGTGATTTTTTCTATTTTATTGATAACCTTTTTAGCTAAAGGCAAAAGATTATAAACACCACTTCCAATTTGATGGATATACCCTGCTTGGGCTAAGTGCTTATGGCTTTTTAACACAGCGTCTTTAGGGGGTTCTTTGAGGGTTGGAGCAAATAATTTTGAAAATAACATTCTTATTCCTTATAGTAATCGCATTTGTAAAGATTTAAATTTTTGGCACTTTCTGCTTTATCTAAGTTAAACAAGCTTTTAATCGTGCCTACAAGCACATCAGATTCTTCTTTGTGAGCGTTCTTTTTTAAAGTGATTGTAGGATTATGCAAAAAAGTATTGAAAGCATTATGCAAAATCTTTTCAATATTATTCTCATATTCTTTAGGCACATAGCGTTTTTTAATGGCTTTTTGCAATTCCTTTTGAGCTGAAATTCTAGCTAACTCTCTTAATTCTTTGATTAAAGGTTCTACTTCAAGACTTTGAATCCATTGATAAAATTCCATAGTAGAAAGCCCTATGATTTCATAAGCCTTGTAGCTACTCTCACGCCTATTTTCTACATTTTCTCTAACCATTGGTTCTAAATCATCTACGCTATACAAAAAGATATTATCCAATATAGGTTTTTCAATATCTCTTGGCACAGCCAAATCAAACCAAAAACGCCTAAAAGGCGTTTCTTCTAGCATTGAATTTTGCACCACATAAGTAGGCGAAGAAGTCGCCGAAAATAGAAGGGCATATTCGTTGATACAAGTTTTTAAATGTTCTATTGTTTTAAATTCTACTTTACTAGGCTCTTCTAGCTCTTCTAAAAAATGCTTGAATTTATCAATATTGCGCCCTAAAACTAAAATTTCAAACTTCTTGGCTAAAAGGTGCTTAATAACTAACTTAGAAGTCTCTCCAAGCCCTATAACAAGAGCTTTTTTAGGTATGATTTGCTCTTTTTCAAAAATAGTGTTTGCCTCTTTTACAGCGATTGAAGAAACAGAAATACTTTGCTTAGAAATACAAGTTGCATTCCTTACTTTAGCCGCACATTTAAAGGCAAAATGCAATAATCGTGTGAGATTCTTAGCACAAAACCCCTCTTCAAAGGCGAATTTATAGGCATTTTTCATTTGCCCTGTAATTTGGGTTTCTCCAACAACCATACTATCCAAACTACTACACACACAAAATACATGATGAACGGCACTTTCATTCACATGAAATAAAGCGCACTTATCCAAACTAGCAACACTTAAACCCTTAAGACTTGATAATATTTTTAAAAGAGCTATTTTTAACTCATTAGTGCTTTGGTGATTAAAAGCGCTTGCATAAATTTCAAAGCGATTGCAAGTAGATAACACCATGCATTCTTTAATACTTGGACAAGTGTCTTTAATGCTTTGTAAAAAATCTTTTAAGGCTTTTGGCGAGCTAAAGGCTAATTTTTCACGCATTTCTATACTCATGTTTTTATGCGTAAAAGCTAGAACAAGATAACAAAAAGAATGCGTTACTGAATCTAGCATTTAAAAAACCCTTTGAGTAACATTGTGTGCCAATTCTTCTAAAATCGCATTATTCTCGCCTTCAATAGCTTTTAGGGCTTTTTTAGAATAAGTTTTAGCCACTTCAAGAGTTTGTTCTACAATCTTATATTGTGCAAACTTTTTTTTAGTCCATTCTATGACTTCTTGTTTATCGCTTTTAAAATACGAAATCAAAAGTTTGCGTTCATTTTCTGCTAATTTATCATATAAAAGCAAGTAAGGTAGCGTGGTTTTCCCCTCTTTAAAATCATTAAAATTGGGCTTACCTAAGGTTTGAGCGTCTTGGGTTACATCTAACAAATCATCTATAATTTGAAATGCCATGCCAAAATTTAGCCCAAAGCTCGCATAAACCTCTCTATTCTTACCAAGTAGAATAGCCACACTCTCTAGGCTTGCTTGCATAAAAGAGGCGGTTTTATCCTCTAAAATACGCCAATATTTTTCTTTTTCTGTATTAAAACTCTCACTTATAACCACATCTTCAATTTCGCCTCTTGAGAGTCTCAAAACCGCATTTGAAAGGATTTGCGCAATAACTTCGCCCATTTTAGATAATTCAAAAAAGGCTTTAGAATAAAACACATCGCCAAGCATAATGGCGTTTTTATTGCCAAAAAGAGCGTTAATGCTAGGGAGCTTTCGGCGTGTTGTTGCCTCATCAATCACATCATCATGCAATAAAGAGGCGGTTTGTATCATCTCTACAATAGCGCATAAATTAAGCGTTTTTTCCCATTTTTCAGCACTTATCTTTTCATCTAATAAAGCCAACATGAGCTTTGAGCGCAACATTTTCCCAAAACCAATTTTAGAAAATAGTTCTTCAATGGGCGGACTTTTTAAATCTTTAACCCAACAAGCAACTTTTTCTTGGACTACATTTAACGCCCTTTCTTTATCTAGCATATATAATTTTTCCTTATTGAGCAGTTTCAAGGGAAAGATTTTTAGACGCTAAAAGCCTTAAAGTAGCTTTATTGTCTTTAAAGTCTTTAAATACGACTGACAAATGGCTATTATGCGCAAAGCTCTCTTGAGAGACTGCAATATTATAAGTATTTCTTGAATAATCCGCATATAAAATAAATTGATGAGGAAAATTATTAAAACGCATGGTTACTACTAAACCCTTATTTTCATATAAAGTCCAATATAATGCTAACTTTTTTGAGGGTGCTTGAGCAGAGGTATCTTGGATAGCCCCAATAAAAACTTCATCTTTTTTCAATTCCAAAGTTTGATCTATCCCATAGTCAAGCGCAAATGCCCTTAGGGCAAAAACAAGCACAAAAATACAGCCAATAATTTTATTCATTCTCGCTAAGAATGTTTGCCATAGACTGGATAGCAATATCATTTTGCTTGGTTTCTACTTTTTGTTGAATGCCCTCATTACTTGTCAAAGTATTAGCAAAAAATCTAAATTTCTCTTCTAAATTCTCTTCTTCTATAAAAGTCTCTAAAAGAGCTAAAAGCTCTAAAAGCCTCTCTAGCTCTTTTTTAGAAAGTTTTTTACTAGCGTTAAAAAGAATATCATTCCATTTGTCTAAAGGACTTCCTTCAAAAATTTCAAGGTTAGAATAATCTTTCATCGCTTTATTACCCACTCTTTTAGCCTAAATGCGCCTTAAGCATCCAAATAGACTTTTCTAATTTAGCCAATTTTTCATCAGCATAAGCAATAGTTACTTTATCATTCTCTTTTTCAGCTACTTCTGAAAGTTTTTTAAACTCTTTTAATAAATGCTCGTAGTCTTTTAAAATATCTTCAAAAATTTCTTTAGAATGAAAACTTGTTTTAGTCTCTTCTTTCACATGCGCTAATTTAAGAGCTTCAGTTAGAGTAACTACAGGGTGATGCCCTAGTTGCACAATTCTTTCAGCTACATCATCAAACATTTCGGCAAATTCCTCATAAATCTCTTCAGTAGCCTTATGCACATGGAAAAAATCATGCCCTTTAACATTCCAATGAAAGTTATGCACTTTCATAAATAATACAATAGAGTCTGCTTGTAAGTGTTTCAAAATTTCAATTGTTTTCATTTGGTAATCCTTTTATAATCTATTAAATCTCTTATACATGTCGCATAAAAGACCTTAAGCATTATCCTACAAAAAAAGAGTTAATAGAATGTTTTTTATTGTTATAAACTCTCAAAATTAAAAAGAATTGGCAATTTTAATCTCAAAAGTTTTACTAGCACTCTCTAAAAGCGTGATACTTCCCTCATGGGCTTTAACCACTTGCAAAGAAAGGGCTAATCCCAATCCATTCCCTTTAAGCTTAGTTGTTTCAAAAGGCTCAAACAAGGCGTTTTTATTCTCTACTTCCTTGCCATCATCAGTGATTCTAAACA contains the following coding sequences:
- a CDS encoding polyprenyl synthetase family protein, with amino-acid sequence MLDKERALNVVQEKVACWVKDLKSPPIEELFSKIGFGKMLRSKLMLALLDEKISAEKWEKTLNLCAIVEMIQTASLLHDDVIDEATTRRKLPSINALFGNKNAIMLGDVFYSKAFFELSKMGEVIAQILSNAVLRLSRGEIEDVVISESFNTEKEKYWRILEDKTASFMQASLESVAILLGKNREVYASFGLNFGMAFQIIDDLLDVTQDAQTLGKPNFNDFKEGKTTLPYLLLYDKLAENERKLLISYFKSDKQEVIEWTKKKFAQYKIVEQTLEVAKTYSKKALKAIEGENNAILEELAHNVTQRVF
- the dps gene encoding DNA starvation/stationary phase protection protein produces the protein MKTIEILKHLQADSIVLFMKVHNFHWNVKGHDFFHVHKATEEIYEEFAEMFDDVAERIVQLGHHPVVTLTEALKLAHVKEETKTSFHSKEIFEDILKDYEHLLKEFKKLSEVAEKENDKVTIAYADEKLAKLEKSIWMLKAHLG
- a CDS encoding DUF2018 family protein — protein: MKDYSNLEIFEGSPLDKWNDILFNASKKLSKKELERLLELLALLETFIEEENLEEKFRFFANTLTSNEGIQQKVETKQNDIAIQSMANILSENE
- the hemA gene encoding glutamyl-tRNA reductase, producing MLDSVTHSFCYLVLAFTHKNMSIEMREKLAFSSPKALKDFLQSIKDTCPSIKECMVLSTCNRFEIYASAFNHQSTNELKIALLKILSSLKGLSVASLDKCALFHVNESAVHHVFCVCSSLDSMVVGETQITGQMKNAYKFAFEEGFCAKNLTRLLHFAFKCAAKVRNATCISKQSISVSSIAVKEANTIFEKEQIIPKKALVIGLGETSKLVIKHLLAKKFEILVLGRNIDKFKHFLEELEEPSKVEFKTIEHLKTCINEYALLFSATSSPTYVVQNSMLEETPFRRFWFDLAVPRDIEKPILDNIFLYSVDDLEPMVRENVENRRESSYKAYEIIGLSTMEFYQWIQSLEVEPLIKELRELARISAQKELQKAIKKRYVPKEYENNIEKILHNAFNTFLHNPTITLKKNAHKEESDVLVGTIKSLFNLDKAESAKNLNLYKCDYYKE